Part of the Candidatus Methylomirabilota bacterium genome, TCACCGGGCAGACCGGCTCGCACGCCCCACAGTCGATGCACTCATCGGGATGGATGTAGAGCATGGTCTCGCCCTCGTAGATGCAATCCACGGGGCAGACCTCGACGCAGGCCTTGTCCTTCACGTTGATGCAGGGCTCAGCGATGATATACGCCATTCCGGCCTCCTGTTAACCGGTCACCCGGGAAAAACCGCCTTCAAACCCACATACTTGTATCAACTCGCCCTGGGACGTGTCAAGGCGTTTGACCCGTCGTTAGAGCGTGCGAAGCTTGGGATCGAGCGCGTCGCGGAGCGAGTCGCCGAAGAGATTGAACGCGAACACGGCGAGGCTGATCGCCACTCCCGGAAAGAGGGCCATCCAGGGCGCGGACTCCGCGAAATCGACGGCCGCCCCGCGCAGCATCAGGCCCCACGCGGGCGTCGGCTCCTGCACGCCCAGCCCCAGGAACGACAGCGACGCCTCGGCCAGGATGGCCTGGCTCAGGAACGCGGTGAGCATGATGAGATACGAGGCGACCACGTTCGGCAGCATGTGACGCATGATGATCCGCGCGTGACCGAAGCCGGCGGCGCGGGCCGCGTCGACGTACGGCATCTCGCGGATGGTGAGCGCCGAGGAGCGAATCACGAGCGCGGCGCGCGGGATCATCGGGATCGTGATCGCCATGATCACGTTCGGGATGCTGTTGCCGAGGATGGCCACCAGGGCCAGCGCCAGGATGATGAGCGGAAACGAGAGGAAGATGTCCATCAGGCGTTGCAGGTACAGGTCCACCAGCCCGCCGAAGTACGCGCTGCCCACGCCCAGGATGGCCCCGAAGGTGGCGCCCAGCATCGCGGCCCCGAAGCCGACGAGCAGCGCGGTGCGCGACCCGTAGATGAGGCGCGAGAGCACGTCACGGCCGAAGGCGTCGGTGCCCAGCCAGTGCGCGGCGCTGGGGGCGGCCAGCATGGCCCCGAAGTCCACCGCCACCGGATCGTAGGGCGCGAGCACCCCCGCGAACACCGCGAGGATCAGCATGAGCAGCACCACCGCCGCTCCCACCGCCCCGAGCGTCCGGTGCCGCGCGAAATCGCGGATGGCGGCCCACCACGCGGCGCCGGCGGAGGGCTCGCTCGCTTCGGCCGCGATCAGGTCGATCGGAGTGTTGATGGCCATGGATTTGTCCGGTTTAGCGGTACCGAATCCGCGGGTCGATCCAGGCGTACATGACGTCCATCACGAAGTTCGCGAAGATGAAGATGCCGGCCACCAGCATCACCAGCGCCTGGATCAGCGTGTAGTCGCGATGGGCCACCGCCTGGACGAAGAGCAGCCCGATCCCGTTCAGGTTGAAGACCTGCTCGGTGACCACGAGGCCGCCGATCAGGAACGCGAACTCGAGCGCGATCACCGTCAACACCGGCAGCATCGCGTTCTTCAGCGCGTGGCGGACGAGGATGAGCCGCTGCGCGAGGCCCTTGGCCCGCGCGGTGCGCACGTAGTCCTCGCGCAGCACCTCCAGCATGGCGGAGCGGGTCATGCGAGTGGCCACCGCCGAGTAGCGATAGCCCACCGCGAGGGCAGGCCAGATGAGCTGCTGGAGGTTCTGCCACGGGCTCACCCAGAACGGGGTATAGACCATCGGGGGCAGCCACTTGAACACGATGAGGAACGTCAGGATGAACAGGATGCCCAGCCAGAAGGAGGGGCAGGCCAGCCCCGCGATCGAGAAGACGCGGACCGCGTAGTCCACCCAGGTGTCCTGCTTGAGGGCGGCGAGGATCCCGAGGGGCACCGCGAGCAGCACCGCCACCACCGTCGACATGATCGCCACCTGCAGGGACAGCGCGAAGCGCAGCTTGATCTCCTGCCAGATGGAGGCGCCCGTCCACATCGAGGTGCCGAAGTCGAGCCGGGCCACCCCGGTCATCCAGGTCACGAACTGCTTCCAGATCGGCTGGTCGAGCCCGAACCGCGCGCGCTCCGCGTCGATGGCGGCCTGGGACGCGGCGCCCCGGTCCCCGGCCAGCCGCAGCTCCACCACGTCACCCGGGATGACCCGGATGAGGATGAAGGTGACGACCGCCACCCCCACGATGGTGGGGAACATGAGCAGGAAGCGCTTGATCAGGTATTTCCACATGGGGGTGCAGGCGGGCCCGCGCCGGAGGGCGTCCGGCGCGGGCCCGCGGAGATCTCCCCTACTCCGACAGCCAGACCGTGTCGAGCATGTTGTTCAGATAGTGGCTGGGCGTGATCGTCCAGCCGTGGACCTTCGAGTTGTGCGGGATGATCCGGTGCCACTGCAGCGTGTAGATGACGTGCGTCTCCTCGTCGAGGAGCCGCTTCTCGAGCTGGCGGATGATCTTCTTGCGGTCCTCGATGTCGCCGGCCCGCGCCTGCTTCTGGTACAGCTCGTCGATCATCTTGTCCTTGTGCTTGCCGTAGTTGGCGTCCGACGTGCTGATGAAGCGCGCCAGGTCCAGGTCCGGCTCCACGATGAAGCCGCACTGGAAGTCCATCGCGACATCGAAGTCGCCCCGCTTCAGCATCGGGTGATACGCGGAGGCCTCGATGGTCTCGATCTTCACGTTGAGCCCGATCTGCCGCCACTGGTCCACGAGCCAGATGCCGACGGGCTCGTAGGGATGCGGGATGCCGCGATTCTTGAAGGTGAACGAGAAGCCGTCGGGGACGCCGGCCTCCTTCAGCAGCCGTTTGGCCTCGGCCCGGTTCGCGTTGATGTCGTGACCGTAGCCGGCGAGCTTCTCCAGCTCGGCGGGCGGCGTCGCGTAGGGCGTGCCCGGCACCTGGATGCCGCCCACGTCCTTCACGATGGTGATCTTGGAGAGCTTCTGCGAGGCCTCGTAGCGGTCGAGGGCCAGCGACAGGGCGCGGCGCACGCGCTTGTCGTCGAACGGCTTCTTCTCGTGGTGCATCGAGACGAAGTTCAGGCAGTCCCACGGGCTCTCCTGCACCGTGATCTTGTTGCCGAGCGCGGAGACCAGCTGGTCACGCTCCGGCGGGCTGAACCCGCGGAACTGGATGTGCGCCCGCTCCCCGCGGATGGCCGCCACCTGCGCGGCCGACGAGCTGATGAACATGGCCCGGTACCCGTCCAGATACGGCTTGCCCTTGTCCCAGTAGTTGGGGTTCTTCTTGCCCACCCAGTGCGAGCCCTTGACGTGCTCGACGAAGGTGAAGGGCCCGGTGCCCATGATGTTCTTCTCGTACCAGTGCATGTCCTTGGCGAGGATGTCCGCCTTGTAGATCCAGTTCCACGGCGAGCAGAGATTCAGGAGCAGCGAGGCCTCGGGATACTTCAGCCGGAAGCGCACCGTGTAGGGGTCCGGCGCCTCCACCACCTCGATCGACCGGTACGACTCCTTGCGGAGCGACTTCACGCCGGCGGGCGGGAAGATGATCTTGTCGTAGGAGGCCTTCACGTCCTTCGACGTCATCTCGGTGCCGTCGTGGAACTTCACGCCCTGCCGCAGCTTGAAGGTGTAGACCAGCCCGTCCTTGGAGATCGTCCACGACTCGGCGAGATCGCCGACCGGCTTGGTGCCGGTCTTGTCGAACGGATCGACCCGCATGAGCAGGTTGTAGTGCGGCGCGATCGGATGGATCACGCCGAACGTCTCCTCGGCGTGCGCGTCGTAGGAGGGCGGCTCCGACGGCACCACGTAGAGCAGCTCTCCCCCGGAGCGCGGCTTGTCCTGTGCCACGGCCGATAGGGGCCAGCTGGTCAGACCAAGAACCACGACGAGGATCGTCGGGATCAACCATTTAGTGCCAGGGCGCATGGACCACCTCCGCGCTGAGATTCTGCGAGACGGCTATGTGAGGATTCAATCCGTCAGGGCAAGCCAGGGTTCCCACTGATTTTCGCTAATTTAGCGGCACCCCACCCCCGTGTCAAGGTGCCCCCGGGAACCTATACTCGGATACAGGCCGCGTAATGGTCGGGCTTGATCTCCCGCAAGGCGGGGACCGTGGTCCGACATTCGGCCACCGCGATCGGGCAGCGCGGATGGAACACGCAGCCCGACGGCGGATTGAGCGGGCTCGGCACCTCTCCGCCCAGGACCACGTGCTCCCGCTTGGCCTCCACCGCGGGGTCCGGGATGGGCACCGCCGAGAGCAGGGCCTTCGTGTAGGGGTGCTGAGGATCCTCGTAGAGCGACTTGCGGTCGGTGATCTCGACGATCTTGCCCAGGTACATGACCGCGACCCGGTCCGAGATGTGGCGGACGACCGAGAGGTCGTGGGCCACGAACAGGTAGGTCAGCCCGAACTCGGCCTGGAGCTCCTCCAGCAGATTGATGATCTGCGCCTGGATCGACACGTCCAGCGCGGAGACCGGCTCGTCGCAGATGATCAGGCTCGGCTCCATGGCCAGCGCCCGGGCGATCCCGACCCGCTGGCGCTGCCCGCCGGACAGCTCGTGGGGGTAGCGCCGCGCCATCATCGGCAGCAGGCCCGCGTGACGCAGCAGCTCCTGCACGCGCGCGGCCCGGGCGGCGCGATCCGGCACGATGCCGTGCACGCTGAGTGGCTCCGCGATGATCTGCCCCACCGTCATGCGCGGGTTGAGCGAGCTGTACGGGTCCTGGAAGATGACCTGCATCCGCCGGCGCAGGCCGCGGAGCTCCGACTCGGACAGGGTGGCCAGGTTGCGGCCCTCGAAGATCACGTCGCCGCTGGTGGGCTGCTCGAGCCGGAGGATGGTCCGGCCGGTGGTGGTCTTGCCGCAGCCCGATTCGCCGACGAGACCGAGCGTCTCGCCGCGATGAATCGTGAAGCTCACCCCGTCGACGGCCTTCACGGTCCCGGCGGCGCCGCCGAAGAGGCCCCCGCCCACCTGGAAATGTTTGACCAGGTTCCTGACTTCTAGAATCGGCTGCGGCGTCCGATTCACCGGGGTCGCCATCTAGGCGCTGGCGGCCGCGGCGGCGGTGGGGAGGTCGCGGGCGAGCCAGCAGGCGGAGACGTGGTCGGGGGTGACGGGATCGAGCGGCGGCGTCTCGTGGCGGCAGCGCTCGATCACGTAGGCGCAGCGGGGGGCGAACGAGCAGCCCGCGGGCAGGCGGGAGAGATCGGGCGGCTGTCCGCTGATCGGCTGCAGCTTGGCCCGGCGCGGCTCGTCCAGACGCGGCACCGAGCGCAGGAGCCCGAGCGTGTACGGATGGCGCGGGTTGGCGTAGAGCTCGCGGGCGGTGGCCCGCTCCACGATCTTGCCCGCGTACATCACGTTGACCCGGTCCGCGTAGCGCGCCACCACGCCCAGGTTGTGGGTGATCATCAGGATTGCCACCCCGAGCCGCCGGGAGAGGCTCTTCATCAGCTCCAGGATCTGGGCCTGGATCGTCACGTCCAGCGCGGTGGTGGGCTCGTCGGCCAGGATCAGCGCCGGGTTGCAGGCCAGCGCCATCGCGATCATGATCCGCTGCCGCATGCCGCCGCTGAACTGGTGCGGGAACTGTCGCAGCCGGCGCGCGCCATCGGGGATGCCGACCAGCGACAGCAGCTCGACCGCCCGCGCCTGGGACTCGGCGCGATTCATGTTGAGGTGGACCTCGAGCGGCTCGGTGAGCTGTCGGCCGACGGTGAGGACCGGATTCAGCGAGGTCATCGGCTCCTGGAAGATCATCCCGATCTCCCGGCCGCGCACCTGACGCATCTCCTCCTCGCTGAGCGCGAGCAGGTTGCGGCCCTTGAACAGGATCTCACCGGCCTCGATACGCCCGGCCGGACGCGACACCAGGCGCATCACCGAGAGCGCGCTCACCGACTTGCCGCAGCCTGACTCCCCCACGAGAGCGACCGTCTCGCCCTTGCGGACGTCCCAGGACACCCCGTCCACCGCGCGGATCACGCCGCCCGAGGTGTGGAAGTGGGTGCGGAGACCCCGAACGTCGAGGAGGACCTCCATCAGTCGGGCAGTCTAACACACCGCCTGGGGGTGATCCCGCCCCGAGGCGGGCTAGCGCGTGCGCCCCGGGCCCTGCTGCTCCACCCCGGGCAGCGCGATCCTGAACGTGTCGCAGTCGTTGATCCGGCCGGTCTCGAGGCCGCGGCGGAACCAGCCGGCGCGCTGCTTGGCCGAGCCGTGGGTCCAGCTCTCCGGGCTCACCCGGCCCCCCATCTGCTTCTGGATCCGATCGTCGCCGACCGCGGACGCGGCGGCCAGACCCTCCTCGACGTCGCCTTCCTCGAGGAGCCGGCGCTCGTTGGTCGAGTGGGCCCAGACGCCGGCCAGGCAATCGGCCTGCAGCTCGAGCCGCACCGACAGCGCGTTGGCCTGCTGCCGGTTGCCGCCGCTCTGGGCGTCGTGCACCTTGTCGGAGATGCCCAGCAGGTGCTGGACGTGATGGCCCACCTCGTGGGCGAGCACGTAGGCCTGGGCGAAGTCGCCGGGCGCCCCGAAGCGACTGCGCAGCTCGTTGTAGAAGCCGAGGTCGATGTAGACCTTGCTGTCGGCCGGGCAGTAGAAGGGGCCCGCCGCCGACTCCGCGAAGCCGCAGCCCGAGCGGGTGGCGTCGGTGAACAGCACGAGGCGCGCCCGCTGGTACTCCCGTCCCGCCTTGGCGAACTCGCGGGTCCACGTGTTCTGCACGTCGTCGAGGACGAACGAGATGAAGTCGGCGACCTGCTCCTCGGCCGGAGTGCCCTTGCGGCCGGCCGGCGCGCCGCCAGGGCCGGGCGCCACCTCCGGGCCGGTCGATACCTCACCGCCCTGATCCACCAGCGCGAAGAAGTTCTGACCGAACACCAGGCTCAGCACCAGCAGGATCAGCACCCCGCCGATGCCCAGCCCGCCTCCCACGCGCATGCCCATGCCGGACGATGCACCACGACGATCCTCGATGTCGGAGCTGCGATCCCCTCGCGTCCAGCGCATGGTCGCTCCTCTCAGGCCCCCGCGGGCGCGCAGGAGGTCACCCCGAGCTCGGCGATGACCTCCGTGATGGCTCGGAGCACCCCGCGCATCTCGGCCTCGCCGAGCGCGCCGATGCAGCCGATGCGGAAGCTGTCGGCCACCGTGAGCTTGCCCGGGTAGATCAGGAAGCCCCGCTGGCCGAGGCGCTCGTAGAACGTCTCGAAGTGGAATCTGGGATCGGCCGGCATGCGCACCGTCACGATGATCGGCGCCTGCAGCCGGTCCGGCAGCAAGGTCTCGAAGCCGAGGCCGCGAAGGCCGGCCACGAGCAGCGCGCAGTTGCCGCGATAGCGGCGGCCGCGGCCCTCGACGCCGCCCTCGGCTGCGTGCTGCTCGAGGGCGGCGTCGAGGGCCGCGATCACGTGGGTGGGCGGGGTGAAGCGCCACTGCCCGTTCTTCTCCATCGCGATCCACTGGTCGTGGAGATCGAGGCTCAGCGACGGCGCCTGCCCCCGCGCCTCCTCCAGCGCCTCCCGGCGCACGATGGCGAAGCCCAGCCCCGGCGCGCCCTCGAGGCACTTGTTGGCCGAGGCCACCACCGCGTCGAAGGCGATCCGCCGCGCGTCGAGCGGCAGCGCGCCGAAGGCGCTCATCGCGTCGATGAGCAGGCGCCGGCCCGCCCGAGCGGTCACCGCCGCGATCTCCTCGACCGGGTTCAGCACGCCCGAGGTCGTCTCGCACTGCACCACCGCGACGTGGCTGATCGCCGGATCGCGGGCGAGCCTCGCCTCGAGCGCGGTCGGATCGGCCGGCTGGTCCTCCGCGGTCTCCACCGCCTCGCAGGCGCGGCGGTAGTACTCGCACATGCGGACGATCCGACGACCGTAGGCCCCGTTGACCAGCACGAGCAGCTTGCCGCGCGGCGGCAGCAACGTGCCGATCATGGCCTCGACGATGAACGTCCCGCTGCCCTGCAGCGGGACGCAGACGTGGCTGCCGTCACCGTGCACCAGCTCGAGCAGCCGTCGGCGCACCCGCGCGTTCATGGCGACGAACGCCCCGTCCCGGGAGCCCCAGTCGCGGAGCATGGCCTCCTTGGTGGCCCGCGACGTGGTGAGCGGTCCCGGCGTCAGCAGAAACGGCTCGCGCGGCTGGTCGTCCATGTCGCGTGTCCCTCCCTAGCTCCGGATCCGCAGCCCGCTCGGGTCGTAGGGGGCGGCGAGCCCGGCTCGGGCCGAGACGCGCTCGCCCGCGATGTCCAGCGCGAAGCGCCCGCCGTCGATGTACGGCTGATCGATCGGCCCGGAGTGGCGCACGTAGCCCATCGCCACCCCGCGTCCCAGCGTGTGGCCGAAGCCGGCCGAGGTCACCGTGCCCACCACCCGGCCCTCGCGCAGGATCGGCTCGTCGCCCCACGGGAGGGCCGCCGGGTCCTCCAGCACGAAGGTGAGCAGGCGCTTGGTGGGCGGCTCGTCGCGGCGGCGCCGCAGTGCCTCCTGGCCGAGGAACGGCGCCGCCTTGTCCAGCCGCACCGCGAAGCCCAGCCCGGCCTCCCACGGCGTATCCTCGATCGTGACCTCCCGGCCCCACGCCCGGTAGGCCTTCTCGAGCCTCAGCGTCTCCATCGCATAGTAGCCGGCGTCGCGCAGCCCCACGTCGCGTCCGGCCTCATGGAGTGCATCGTACACGTCCCGCGCGGACGCGGCCGGAATGTACAGCTCCCACCCGAGCTCGCCCACATAGGTGATTCGCGAGGCGCGCAGGCTCGCGCGGCCGATCGCGATCTCACGGGAGGCGCCGAAGGGGAACGCGCGGTTGGCGAGGTCGGCGCCGCTCACGCGGGCCAGCAGATCGCGCGAGCGCGGCCCCATGAGGCCCAGCACCGCGAAGGCGTCGGTGACGTCGGTGACGGTGGCCCGCGCCCCCGCGGGCAGGTGCCGGCGGATCCAGTCCAGGTCGCGAGTCGCCTGGCCCGCGCCGGTGACGACGAGAT contains:
- the fdxA gene encoding ferredoxin, with the protein product MAYIIAEPCINVKDKACVEVCPVDCIYEGETMLYIHPDECIDCGACEPVCPVKAIFAEDETPANWKNFIELNKQFFKDNPGVKPATKA
- a CDS encoding ABC transporter permease — its product is MAINTPIDLIAAEASEPSAGAAWWAAIRDFARHRTLGAVGAAVVLLMLILAVFAGVLAPYDPVAVDFGAMLAAPSAAHWLGTDAFGRDVLSRLIYGSRTALLVGFGAAMLGATFGAILGVGSAYFGGLVDLYLQRLMDIFLSFPLIILALALVAILGNSIPNVIMAITIPMIPRAALVIRSSALTIREMPYVDAARAAGFGHARIIMRHMLPNVVASYLIMLTAFLSQAILAEASLSFLGLGVQEPTPAWGLMLRGAAVDFAESAPWMALFPGVAISLAVFAFNLFGDSLRDALDPKLRTL
- a CDS encoding ABC transporter permease — translated: MWKYLIKRFLLMFPTIVGVAVVTFILIRVIPGDVVELRLAGDRGAASQAAIDAERARFGLDQPIWKQFVTWMTGVARLDFGTSMWTGASIWQEIKLRFALSLQVAIMSTVVAVLLAVPLGILAALKQDTWVDYAVRVFSIAGLACPSFWLGILFILTFLIVFKWLPPMVYTPFWVSPWQNLQQLIWPALAVGYRYSAVATRMTRSAMLEVLREDYVRTARAKGLAQRLILVRHALKNAMLPVLTVIALEFAFLIGGLVVTEQVFNLNGIGLLFVQAVAHRDYTLIQALVMLVAGIFIFANFVMDVMYAWIDPRIRYR
- a CDS encoding ABC transporter substrate-binding protein — encoded protein: MAQDKPRSGGELLYVVPSEPPSYDAHAEETFGVIHPIAPHYNLLMRVDPFDKTGTKPVGDLAESWTISKDGLVYTFKLRQGVKFHDGTEMTSKDVKASYDKIIFPPAGVKSLRKESYRSIEVVEAPDPYTVRFRLKYPEASLLLNLCSPWNWIYKADILAKDMHWYEKNIMGTGPFTFVEHVKGSHWVGKKNPNYWDKGKPYLDGYRAMFISSSAAQVAAIRGERAHIQFRGFSPPERDQLVSALGNKITVQESPWDCLNFVSMHHEKKPFDDKRVRRALSLALDRYEASQKLSKITIVKDVGGIQVPGTPYATPPAELEKLAGYGHDINANRAEAKRLLKEAGVPDGFSFTFKNRGIPHPYEPVGIWLVDQWRQIGLNVKIETIEASAYHPMLKRGDFDVAMDFQCGFIVEPDLDLARFISTSDANYGKHKDKMIDELYQKQARAGDIEDRKKIIRQLEKRLLDEETHVIYTLQWHRIIPHNSKVHGWTITPSHYLNNMLDTVWLSE
- a CDS encoding dipeptide ABC transporter ATP-binding protein, giving the protein MATPVNRTPQPILEVRNLVKHFQVGGGLFGGAAGTVKAVDGVSFTIHRGETLGLVGESGCGKTTTGRTILRLEQPTSGDVIFEGRNLATLSESELRGLRRRMQVIFQDPYSSLNPRMTVGQIIAEPLSVHGIVPDRAARAARVQELLRHAGLLPMMARRYPHELSGGQRQRVGIARALAMEPSLIICDEPVSALDVSIQAQIINLLEELQAEFGLTYLFVAHDLSVVRHISDRVAVMYLGKIVEITDRKSLYEDPQHPYTKALLSAVPIPDPAVEAKREHVVLGGEVPSPLNPPSGCVFHPRCPIAVAECRTTVPALREIKPDHYAACIRV
- a CDS encoding ABC transporter ATP-binding protein, whose protein sequence is MEVLLDVRGLRTHFHTSGGVIRAVDGVSWDVRKGETVALVGESGCGKSVSALSVMRLVSRPAGRIEAGEILFKGRNLLALSEEEMRQVRGREIGMIFQEPMTSLNPVLTVGRQLTEPLEVHLNMNRAESQARAVELLSLVGIPDGARRLRQFPHQFSGGMRQRIMIAMALACNPALILADEPTTALDVTIQAQILELMKSLSRRLGVAILMITHNLGVVARYADRVNVMYAGKIVERATARELYANPRHPYTLGLLRSVPRLDEPRRAKLQPISGQPPDLSRLPAGCSFAPRCAYVIERCRHETPPLDPVTPDHVSACWLARDLPTAAAAASA
- a CDS encoding neutral zinc metallopeptidase, translated to MRWTRGDRSSDIEDRRGASSGMGMRVGGGLGIGGVLILLVLSLVFGQNFFALVDQGGEVSTGPEVAPGPGGAPAGRKGTPAEEQVADFISFVLDDVQNTWTREFAKAGREYQRARLVLFTDATRSGCGFAESAAGPFYCPADSKVYIDLGFYNELRSRFGAPGDFAQAYVLAHEVGHHVQHLLGISDKVHDAQSGGNRQQANALSVRLELQADCLAGVWAHSTNERRLLEEGDVEEGLAAASAVGDDRIQKQMGGRVSPESWTHGSAKQRAGWFRRGLETGRINDCDTFRIALPGVEQQGPGRTR
- a CDS encoding 2-aminoethylphosphonate--pyruvate transaminase; translated protein: MDDQPREPFLLTPGPLTTSRATKEAMLRDWGSRDGAFVAMNARVRRRLLELVHGDGSHVCVPLQGSGTFIVEAMIGTLLPPRGKLLVLVNGAYGRRIVRMCEYYRRACEAVETAEDQPADPTALEARLARDPAISHVAVVQCETTSGVLNPVEEIAAVTARAGRRLLIDAMSAFGALPLDARRIAFDAVVASANKCLEGAPGLGFAIVRREALEEARGQAPSLSLDLHDQWIAMEKNGQWRFTPPTHVIAALDAALEQHAAEGGVEGRGRRYRGNCALLVAGLRGLGFETLLPDRLQAPIIVTVRMPADPRFHFETFYERLGQRGFLIYPGKLTVADSFRIGCIGALGEAEMRGVLRAITEVIAELGVTSCAPAGA